Proteins from a single region of Haloterrigena alkaliphila:
- a CDS encoding phosphoribosyltransferase family protein, translated as MNRAEKAALQLRAVDVLRMLKETRTYDELAATTGLPAGDLNRYVNGHVLPGTDRAREIVEDLGREALGQELEARIRVDDEGYVDNSAAVFDQPFLDLVAPVVANGFEFDRPDVVLTAATDGITLAASLASYYGIRCAYAKKSKETAVEEFIEARERLQSGIELTYYLPEQAIDAGESVLVVDDLIRSGETQELLLDIVETADADVAGVFALIAAGEDGIKRARERTDAPIGALTKV; from the coding sequence ATGAACAGAGCCGAGAAGGCAGCCCTCCAGTTGCGGGCCGTCGACGTGTTGCGGATGCTGAAGGAGACGCGGACCTACGACGAACTCGCGGCAACGACGGGACTGCCGGCGGGCGACCTCAACCGGTACGTCAACGGGCACGTCCTCCCGGGAACCGATCGCGCGCGCGAAATCGTCGAGGATCTGGGCCGCGAGGCGCTCGGCCAGGAACTCGAGGCGCGTATCCGCGTCGACGACGAGGGCTACGTCGACAACAGCGCGGCGGTCTTCGATCAGCCGTTCCTCGACCTCGTCGCGCCGGTCGTCGCGAACGGGTTCGAGTTCGACCGCCCCGACGTGGTCCTGACTGCGGCGACCGACGGCATCACGCTCGCCGCGTCGCTCGCGAGCTACTACGGAATCCGCTGCGCCTACGCGAAGAAGAGCAAGGAGACCGCCGTCGAGGAGTTCATCGAGGCCCGCGAGCGCCTCCAGTCGGGGATCGAACTCACCTACTACCTGCCCGAGCAGGCCATCGACGCCGGGGAGTCGGTGCTGGTCGTCGACGACCTCATCCGCTCGGGGGAGACTCAGGAACTCCTGCTCGATATCGTCGAGACCGCCGACGCGGACGTCGCCGGCGTCTTCGCGCTGATCGCGGCGGGGGAGGACGGCATCAAGCGCGCGCGCGAACGCACCGACGCACCGATCGGCGCGCTCACGAAAGTCTGA
- the glmS gene encoding methylaspartate mutase subunit S yields MTKTVILGVIGSDAHVVGITILEQAFEAAGFDVVNLGVQTSQEEFVEAADAHDAEAVLVSSLYGHAKQDCQGFHQTIVDAGLEDVTTYIGGNLAVGQDDFEETRQSFREMGFDRVFDSETDPEDAIEALRADLDIRSSESERESQTISA; encoded by the coding sequence ATGACGAAGACAGTCATCCTCGGCGTGATCGGGTCCGACGCCCACGTCGTCGGGATCACCATCCTGGAACAAGCGTTTGAGGCGGCCGGGTTCGACGTCGTCAATCTCGGGGTCCAGACCTCGCAGGAAGAGTTCGTCGAAGCCGCCGACGCTCACGACGCCGAGGCTGTACTCGTTTCCTCGCTCTACGGTCACGCCAAGCAGGACTGTCAGGGATTCCACCAGACCATCGTCGACGCCGGTCTCGAGGACGTCACGACCTACATCGGCGGCAACCTCGCTGTCGGGCAGGACGACTTCGAGGAAACCCGTCAGTCCTTCCGCGAGATGGGGTTCGACCGCGTCTTCGACTCCGAGACCGACCCCGAGGACGCCATCGAGGCGCTCCGTGCCGACCTGGACATTCGCTCTTCGGAGTCCGAACGGGAGAGCCAGACCATCTCCGCGTAG
- a CDS encoding universal stress protein, which yields MVDHVLVPVDDSSQSTAALEFACEEYPDARITALHVLDPGDFYAATGTEGGAMANYDDLQQHHEDRADNLLEEARERAADYGVEIETDHVVGGISGSIVDYAADNGIDHIVVGSHGRTGASRILLGSVAEKVARRSPVPVTIVR from the coding sequence ATGGTGGACCACGTTCTCGTCCCCGTTGACGACTCGTCGCAGTCGACCGCCGCCCTCGAGTTCGCGTGCGAAGAGTATCCGGACGCCAGAATCACGGCGCTGCACGTGCTCGACCCGGGCGATTTCTACGCGGCGACAGGGACCGAAGGCGGCGCGATGGCGAACTACGACGACCTCCAGCAACACCACGAGGATCGAGCCGACAATCTGCTCGAGGAGGCCCGGGAGCGGGCCGCCGACTACGGGGTCGAGATCGAGACGGACCACGTCGTCGGCGGAATCTCGGGCTCGATCGTCGACTACGCGGCCGACAACGGGATCGATCACATCGTCGTCGGCAGTCACGGCCGAACGGGCGCGAGCCGAATCCTGCTTGGCAGCGTCGCGGAGAAGGTCGCCCGCCGCTCGCCGGTGCCGGTGACGATCGTTCGCTGA
- a CDS encoding 50S ribosomal protein L15e encodes MAESFYSHIKEAWKDPDDGKLGELQWQRKQEWRKQGAIERIERPTRLDKARELGYKAKQGIVVTRVSVRKGTARKQRHKAGRRSKRQGVNRIGRRKNIQRIGEERVSRKYPNLRVLNSYWVGEDGSQKWFEVILVDPNHPAIQNDDDLNWICSDDHTNRAFRGLTNAGKANRGLNNRGKGAEKVRPSNNGDRGRAK; translated from the coding sequence ATGGCAGAAAGCTTCTACTCCCACATCAAGGAAGCATGGAAGGACCCCGACGACGGCAAACTCGGGGAACTGCAGTGGCAGCGCAAGCAAGAGTGGCGCAAACAGGGCGCCATCGAGCGCATCGAGCGCCCGACCCGCCTCGACAAGGCGCGCGAACTCGGCTACAAGGCCAAACAGGGTATCGTCGTGACCCGGGTCTCGGTCCGCAAGGGGACCGCCCGGAAGCAGCGACACAAGGCCGGCCGGCGCTCGAAGCGCCAGGGCGTCAACCGCATCGGGCGACGCAAGAACATCCAGCGCATCGGCGAGGAGCGCGTCTCTCGGAAGTACCCCAACCTGCGGGTGCTCAACAGCTACTGGGTCGGTGAAGACGGCTCGCAGAAGTGGTTCGAAGTGATCCTCGTGGATCCGAACCACCCCGCGATCCAGAACGACGACGACCTCAACTGGATCTGCAGCGACGACCACACGAACCGCGCCTTCCGCGGCCTGACCAACGCGGGCAAGGCCAACCGCGGTCTCAACAACCGCGGCAAGGGCGCCGAGAAGGTCCGTCCGTCGAACAACGGCGACCGCGGCCGCGCGAAGTAA
- a CDS encoding serine/threonine-protein kinase RIO2, with product MVRNVAGLLPELEAEDFYLLSGVEQGMRFSEWVQREKLPKFSSLTEEEVDYRLERCLKRGLIEKKTIQYEGYTLQFEGYDSLALRALVQRETIGEFGSPLGVGKESDVYEVRSYKPLALKYHREGYTNFREVHKERDYTSENDHVSWMYTARKAAEREHEILEALYPDVSVPQPIDQNRHAIVMEKMDGVELSRTRLEDDQVLGVLDLLVDEIANAYAHGYVHADMSEYNVFVNEAGVKIFDWPQAVPTEHENASEFLRRDLTNIVGYFRRKYPQHVPDGLESDDLAASIEDDSFETITEFVA from the coding sequence ATGGTGCGGAACGTCGCCGGGTTACTCCCGGAGCTCGAGGCCGAAGACTTCTATCTCCTCTCGGGGGTCGAACAGGGGATGCGCTTCTCCGAGTGGGTCCAGCGGGAGAAGCTCCCGAAGTTCTCCAGCCTGACCGAAGAGGAGGTCGATTACCGACTCGAGCGCTGTCTCAAACGCGGGTTGATCGAGAAGAAGACGATCCAGTACGAGGGGTACACCCTCCAGTTCGAGGGGTACGACTCCCTGGCGCTCCGGGCGCTCGTCCAGCGGGAGACGATCGGCGAGTTCGGGTCGCCGCTGGGCGTCGGCAAGGAGAGCGACGTCTACGAGGTTCGCTCCTACAAACCGCTGGCCCTGAAGTACCATCGCGAGGGGTACACGAACTTTCGGGAGGTCCACAAAGAACGCGATTACACGTCTGAGAACGACCACGTCTCGTGGATGTACACCGCCCGGAAGGCCGCCGAACGGGAACACGAGATCCTCGAGGCGCTCTACCCGGACGTCTCGGTCCCCCAGCCCATCGATCAGAACCGCCACGCCATCGTCATGGAGAAGATGGACGGCGTCGAACTCTCGCGAACGCGACTCGAGGACGACCAGGTGCTGGGCGTGCTCGACCTACTCGTCGACGAGATCGCCAACGCGTACGCGCACGGGTACGTCCACGCCGACATGAGCGAGTACAACGTCTTCGTCAACGAGGCGGGAGTGAAGATCTTCGACTGGCCCCAGGCGGTCCCGACCGAACACGAGAACGCCAGCGAATTCCTCCGGCGTGATCTGACGAACATCGTCGGCTACTTCCGCCGCAAGTACCCCCAGCACGTCCCCGATGGACTCGAGAGCGATGACCTCGCCGCGTCGATCGAGGACGACTCGTTCGAGACGATCACCGAATTCGTCGCCTAG
- a CDS encoding transposase has translation MMCHILPNYSFERGDNKSHRKNLFFEVLAHCALTSSSVYGGGETFEWSKCSDEAPPSGRTYFDHIQSLSPAQMLEMFDEAIESQFNAASKLDLYDQALPIAIDTTTWESDAFGKRVTFESISNPEDDEWSKAKRNETYKAIEKWDLQPLVGRDSEKIRNADFDDPELVEIAESIPDVVRYVHGTKSGDDFCYAWEFAAACIAHPTCPMVFAVKPLERKDELEEHVSEFIERAQELIVVDEVYMDSAYAQVPVYNRFRYPGKFRTADVFDMDYVMNIRENDDVKKAVLKEKPGGGDFTAKMDDNDDDVTILQEYAQYSQDEKAYGHTTLFALPKRGVETVEDPVTDRVAFCTNRAGFDSERALELVNGNDADDIEDERGGYSWRWLIESGFKKVKEFLAYTKTGDADTRLFYMLYATLLFNTWMLVDRTVKKRKGIEYADDPELKAKTFAVIVANYLRPVT, from the coding sequence ATGATGTGCCACATCCTCCCGAACTATTCGTTCGAGCGCGGGGACAACAAGAGCCACCGGAAGAACCTCTTCTTCGAGGTACTCGCACACTGCGCGCTTACCAGTTCGAGCGTCTACGGCGGTGGAGAGACGTTCGAGTGGTCGAAGTGCAGCGACGAAGCGCCGCCGTCCGGGCGGACGTACTTTGACCACATCCAGAGTCTCTCTCCCGCGCAGATGCTGGAGATGTTCGACGAGGCGATCGAGAGCCAGTTCAACGCGGCCTCGAAACTCGACCTCTACGACCAGGCGCTCCCGATCGCCATCGACACCACCACGTGGGAGTCCGATGCGTTCGGGAAGCGCGTCACCTTCGAGTCAATCAGTAACCCCGAAGACGACGAGTGGAGCAAGGCGAAACGCAACGAGACGTACAAAGCGATCGAGAAATGGGATTTGCAACCGCTCGTCGGGAGGGACTCTGAGAAGATTCGGAACGCCGACTTCGATGATCCTGAGTTAGTCGAGATCGCCGAGTCCATCCCGGACGTCGTCCGGTACGTCCACGGGACGAAGTCGGGCGACGACTTCTGCTACGCGTGGGAGTTCGCTGCGGCCTGCATCGCACACCCCACGTGCCCGATGGTGTTCGCGGTGAAGCCGCTCGAACGGAAGGACGAACTCGAAGAACACGTATCGGAGTTCATCGAGCGCGCGCAGGAGCTCATCGTCGTGGACGAAGTCTACATGGACTCCGCGTACGCGCAGGTGCCGGTCTACAATCGGTTCCGGTACCCGGGCAAGTTCCGGACAGCGGACGTCTTCGACATGGACTACGTGATGAATATCCGCGAGAACGACGACGTGAAGAAAGCTGTTCTCAAGGAGAAGCCCGGTGGCGGTGACTTCACCGCTAAGATGGACGACAACGACGATGACGTGACCATCCTTCAGGAGTACGCCCAGTACTCGCAGGACGAGAAAGCGTACGGCCACACCACGCTATTTGCGCTGCCGAAGCGGGGCGTCGAGACGGTCGAAGACCCCGTGACCGACCGCGTTGCGTTCTGTACGAATCGCGCTGGGTTCGACTCCGAGAGAGCGCTTGAACTCGTCAACGGCAACGACGCCGACGACATCGAGGACGAGCGCGGGGGCTATTCGTGGCGCTGGCTCATCGAGTCCGGGTTCAAGAAGGTGAAGGAGTTCCTCGCGTACACGAAGACGGGAGACGCCGATACGCGGCTCTTCTACATGTTGTACGCGACGCTGTTGTTCAACACCTGGATGCTCGTCGATCGGACTGTGAAGAAGCGGAAGGGAATTGAGTATGCGGACGATCCCGAGCTGAAGGCGAAGACCTTCGCGGTGATCGTGGCGAACTACCTCCGCCCGGTGACGTAG
- a CDS encoding HNH endonuclease, which yields MADYSKTVCRDCGTEVVKSTSERGKQRGYKFCPECKKTLRSSDDLEVKRLKCTCCEESLDQSEEGKKERKELRRSIAEEIKENGFDPEDDGLDTRHIEVAHRTSPGLCKNCLDSGCDESEICWYRRSVTDPSECEEHSFFDRRVVAAESMGIECRWCGYVTSGGPKSSDYGPDWGEARFEALQRDGFCCQKCGMTQKEHRAEYETGLHVHHIEPYRKFDDDEKAHKLDNLVTVCESCHKDLEPLSNAEQQEIIA from the coding sequence ATGGCTGACTATTCCAAAACGGTATGTAGAGACTGTGGAACAGAGGTCGTGAAAAGCACCTCTGAACGAGGGAAACAACGTGGATACAAGTTCTGCCCGGAGTGTAAGAAGACACTTCGATCGAGTGACGACCTGGAAGTTAAGCGATTGAAGTGTACATGTTGTGAGGAGTCGCTTGACCAATCGGAAGAAGGGAAAAAAGAGCGGAAAGAATTGAGGCGGTCTATCGCCGAAGAAATCAAAGAGAACGGATTCGATCCTGAAGATGATGGACTCGATACGAGACATATAGAGGTGGCCCATCGGACTTCACCAGGACTCTGCAAGAACTGTTTAGATTCGGGTTGTGATGAGTCTGAAATATGCTGGTACCGCCGATCTGTCACCGATCCAAGTGAGTGTGAAGAACACTCGTTCTTTGACCGGAGAGTGGTGGCCGCTGAATCAATGGGAATTGAATGCCGATGGTGTGGATACGTCACTTCTGGTGGCCCAAAGTCCTCGGACTACGGGCCAGACTGGGGCGAAGCACGATTTGAAGCACTTCAAAGAGATGGCTTCTGCTGCCAGAAATGCGGCATGACCCAGAAAGAACACCGGGCAGAATATGAGACTGGACTCCACGTTCATCACATTGAACCCTACCGTAAGTTCGATGATGACGAGAAGGCGCATAAACTGGACAATCTCGTGACCGTCTGTGAATCGTGCCATAAGGATCTGGAGCCCTTATCCAATGCTGAGCAACAGGAGATCATTGCATGA
- a CDS encoding antitoxin VapB family protein: MSHQIRLEDDVYERIKANKRDNESFSDAVDRLIGGRSLRDLRDVFDDNQVSEMREAIEAADQADRDEVREVAERFE, encoded by the coding sequence ATGTCACATCAGATCCGTCTCGAAGATGACGTATACGAACGCATCAAGGCGAACAAACGTGATAACGAGTCGTTCAGCGACGCCGTGGATCGACTCATCGGTGGGCGGTCACTCCGCGATCTCCGCGACGTCTTCGACGACAACCAGGTGAGCGAGATGCGAGAAGCAATCGAGGCCGCTGATCAGGCGGATCGTGATGAAGTCCGCGAAGTTGCAGAGCGCTTCGAATGA
- a CDS encoding PIN domain-containing protein, with translation MIVDTSFVLDVIDDVEPAVEKEQELEVENVPLVIPSMTVLELYIGVGKVANTVEERQKVEAVLDSYPVIDMTPSISRRAGRLLGERMADADEGEGPGIGKGDAAIAATALERDEPVLAGDGHFGNIPGVTHETYR, from the coding sequence ATGATCGTCGATACAAGCTTCGTTCTGGATGTCATCGACGACGTCGAACCCGCCGTCGAGAAAGAACAGGAACTCGAAGTAGAGAACGTTCCGCTGGTAATCCCCTCAATGACCGTTCTGGAGCTCTATATCGGCGTCGGGAAGGTAGCGAACACCGTCGAAGAACGTCAGAAGGTAGAAGCCGTACTCGATTCCTACCCAGTAATAGATATGACTCCGAGTATCTCCCGCCGCGCTGGGCGGCTGCTCGGTGAGCGAATGGCCGATGCGGATGAAGGAGAGGGGCCTGGTATCGGGAAAGGAGATGCAGCAATCGCAGCAACTGCTCTGGAGCGTGATGAGCCTGTTCTCGCTGGTGACGGACACTTCGGAAACATCCCCGGTGTCACCCACGAAACGTACCGGTAA
- a CDS encoding lipoate--protein ligase family protein has product MSELADRKWRLIRDDPREGAVQMAVEEIAARTALEDDLRTVRVYSWEPSTLSLGYRQDAETVDWEYCEREGVGVTRRQTGGGGIYHDRHADISYTIVAPADEVPGDLMDCYALFCEPILEGLRRMGVDADFAGVEQSSIYQPSCYLRDINPAHDVVAPASAGADARKISGNAQYRQRDVVIQHGSISYDLEPERHVGVFETDVGPETFADRVTSIREETGIDRSEAVETLATALGEWCDAADASWRDDELEAARDLADRKFGADAWIRNREVLEADGG; this is encoded by the coding sequence ATGAGCGAACTCGCCGATCGGAAGTGGCGGCTGATCCGGGACGACCCCCGCGAGGGGGCCGTGCAGATGGCCGTCGAAGAGATCGCGGCGCGGACGGCCCTCGAGGACGACCTGCGGACCGTTCGGGTCTACTCGTGGGAACCGAGTACGCTGTCGCTGGGGTACCGTCAAGACGCCGAGACGGTCGACTGGGAGTACTGCGAGCGCGAGGGGGTCGGTGTGACGCGTCGTCAGACCGGCGGCGGCGGGATCTACCACGACCGCCACGCCGACATCTCCTATACGATCGTCGCGCCGGCCGACGAGGTGCCCGGCGACCTGATGGACTGTTACGCGCTGTTCTGCGAGCCGATCCTCGAGGGACTCCGGCGGATGGGCGTCGACGCGGACTTCGCCGGCGTCGAGCAGTCGTCGATCTACCAGCCCTCCTGCTATCTGCGGGACATCAACCCGGCCCACGACGTCGTCGCACCGGCGTCGGCGGGCGCGGACGCCCGGAAAATCAGCGGCAACGCCCAGTACCGCCAGCGCGACGTCGTCATCCAACACGGCTCGATCAGTTACGACCTCGAACCCGAGCGCCACGTCGGCGTCTTCGAGACCGACGTCGGCCCGGAGACGTTCGCCGATCGCGTGACGAGCATCCGCGAGGAGACCGGCATCGACCGCTCGGAGGCCGTCGAGACGCTCGCGACGGCGCTCGGGGAGTGGTGCGACGCGGCGGACGCGTCGTGGCGCGACGACGAACTCGAGGCGGCCCGGGACCTCGCCGACCGGAAGTTCGGCGCGGACGCGTGGATCCGGAACCGAGAGGTGCTGGAAGCCGACGGCGGGTGA
- a CDS encoding class I SAM-dependent methyltransferase — MSEQRSPPAATTADEISHPVFAAIYDLCPEPEALEAQRGYLVRDLSGRVLELGCGTGDMFPFVVDGASDDLEYHAIEPDPHMRRRAAEAARETGLAVDLRDARAESLPYPDDSFDVVLAGVVFCTVQDPDAALEEVVRVLKPGGEFRFLEHVGADGWRGRGQELLDPIWQRAAGGCHLTRDTVGRFVGHEALAVEEIESLEAGVFPATPIVRGTLRRRNDGVVG; from the coding sequence ATGTCCGAACAGCGCTCCCCACCCGCGGCGACGACGGCGGACGAAATCTCCCACCCCGTCTTCGCTGCGATCTACGATCTGTGTCCGGAACCCGAAGCACTCGAGGCCCAGCGCGGGTATCTCGTGCGCGACCTCTCGGGCCGGGTGCTTGAACTGGGCTGTGGCACCGGCGACATGTTCCCGTTCGTCGTCGACGGCGCGAGCGACGACCTCGAGTACCACGCCATCGAACCTGACCCGCACATGCGCAGGCGGGCGGCCGAGGCCGCTCGCGAGACGGGACTCGCGGTGGACCTCCGGGACGCCCGCGCGGAGTCGCTTCCGTACCCCGACGACAGCTTCGACGTCGTCCTCGCCGGCGTCGTCTTCTGTACCGTCCAGGATCCCGACGCGGCCCTCGAGGAGGTCGTCCGCGTGCTGAAGCCGGGCGGCGAGTTCCGCTTCCTCGAGCACGTCGGCGCCGACGGTTGGCGCGGACGAGGGCAGGAACTGCTCGATCCGATCTGGCAGCGCGCGGCGGGCGGCTGTCACCTCACCCGCGACACGGTCGGGCGCTTCGTCGGCCACGAGGCGCTCGCCGTCGAGGAAATCGAGTCGCTCGAGGCCGGCGTCTTTCCCGCGACGCCGATCGTCCGCGGGACGCTGCGGCGCCGCAACGACGGCGTCGTGGGCTGA
- a CDS encoding NAD(P)H-hydrate dehydratase — protein sequence MGRLQRTLSNISEEEIDNGRIGIVAGAIEYPNQPVLVGRAALRTGSDHVRTFVPDPIYEIVAGQDPNLLVDRYAGEQFEESAVERTREMSEWADALVIGPGLVDADPEAVCEAIDTIDVPMVVDALALEPSLDADLSNAVLTPSDTEVGPIRDEYGSLATFTEETGAVVTLTGDVDEIVAGGERLENETGTSAMTAAGTGDTLVGIVASLLGQGMDRHEAAELGAWILGKSGELATAERGPGVVATDVIERIPDTIR from the coding sequence ATGGGACGACTGCAGCGAACGCTCTCGAACATCTCCGAGGAAGAGATCGACAACGGCCGGATCGGGATCGTCGCCGGCGCGATCGAGTACCCTAATCAGCCCGTGCTCGTCGGCCGCGCGGCGCTGCGGACCGGCTCCGACCACGTCCGGACGTTCGTCCCCGATCCGATCTACGAGATCGTCGCGGGGCAGGACCCGAACCTGCTGGTCGACCGCTACGCGGGCGAGCAGTTCGAGGAGAGCGCGGTCGAACGCACCCGCGAGATGAGCGAGTGGGCAGACGCGCTCGTAATCGGCCCCGGACTCGTCGACGCCGATCCCGAGGCCGTCTGCGAGGCGATCGACACGATCGACGTCCCGATGGTCGTCGACGCCCTCGCGCTCGAGCCGTCGCTCGACGCCGACCTCTCGAACGCCGTGCTCACGCCCAGCGATACGGAGGTCGGTCCGATCCGCGACGAGTACGGCTCGCTCGCGACGTTCACGGAGGAGACGGGCGCCGTCGTCACCCTGACCGGCGACGTCGACGAGATCGTCGCCGGCGGCGAACGACTCGAAAACGAGACGGGGACGTCGGCGATGACCGCCGCCGGGACCGGCGACACGTTGGTCGGGATCGTCGCCTCGCTGCTCGGCCAGGGAATGGACCGGCACGAGGCGGCCGAACTGGGCGCGTGGATCCTCGGCAAGAGCGGCGAGCTGGCGACCGCCGAGCGCGGGCCGGGCGTCGTCGCGACCGACGTGATCGAGCGGATTCCGGACACGATCCGCTGA
- a CDS encoding phosphoribosyltransferase, which translates to MFDDRTDAGERLAADLESRGLEADIVLGIPRGALPVARPVADALDADLDVVVARKMGAPENPELALGAVASDGSVWYNEDLIDRLGVSETYLEESRDDEAENAAAKADRYRDRPGLPDLEGKRVVVVDDGVATGATATACLRQVREAGAEYVALAVPVGSPRGVDDLESEADAVIALETPESFRAVGQFYCKFGQVSDAKAIAYLDRNA; encoded by the coding sequence ATGTTCGACGACAGAACCGACGCCGGCGAACGACTCGCCGCTGACCTCGAGTCCCGCGGTCTCGAGGCCGATATCGTCCTCGGAATCCCCCGCGGCGCGCTCCCCGTCGCGCGGCCGGTCGCGGACGCGCTGGATGCGGACCTCGACGTCGTGGTCGCCCGGAAGATGGGCGCGCCGGAGAACCCCGAACTGGCGCTCGGGGCGGTCGCCAGCGACGGCAGCGTCTGGTACAACGAGGACCTGATCGATCGCCTGGGCGTGTCTGAGACGTACCTCGAGGAGAGCAGGGACGACGAAGCGGAAAACGCCGCGGCGAAGGCCGACCGATACCGCGATCGGCCGGGCCTGCCGGACCTCGAGGGGAAGCGGGTGGTCGTCGTCGACGACGGCGTCGCGACCGGCGCGACCGCGACTGCCTGTCTCCGACAGGTGCGGGAGGCCGGCGCCGAGTACGTCGCGCTGGCGGTTCCCGTCGGGTCGCCGCGGGGCGTCGACGACCTCGAGAGCGAGGCCGACGCGGTGATCGCCCTCGAGACCCCCGAGTCGTTCCGCGCAGTAGGTCAGTTCTACTGCAAGTTCGGGCAGGTGAGCGACGCGAAGGCGATCGCGTATCTCGACCGGAACGCATAG
- the gdhB gene encoding glutamate dehydrogenase GdhB — protein sequence MASNQQSSASATPQRSVDATEPETALETARRQLERATAHLEIDEAVLERLKHPTKVHEVSVPLEREDGSVEVFTGYRAQHDSVRGPYKGGLRYHPEVTRDECVGLSMWMTWKCAVMDLPFGGAKGGVVVDPKSLTGDEKERLTRRFTQEIRGAIGPTKDIPAPDMGTDPATMAWLMDAYSMQEGETIPGVVTGKPPVVGGSYGREEAPGRSVAIVTRETCDYYGYPLEDTTVAVQGFGSVGANAARLLEEWGATVVAVSDVNGAIHDPDGIDVDAIPSHDEEPEAVTSYAAEASDVARITNAELLELDVDVLVPAAVGNVITADNADDVAADIVVEGANGPTTFAADTILDERGVHVVPDILANAGGVTVSYFEWLQDINRRTWSLERVHEELEAEMTEAWSAVRDEVERRDLSWRDAAYVVALSRVAEAHDARGLWP from the coding sequence ATGGCGTCGAACCAGCAGTCGTCAGCGTCCGCTACGCCGCAGCGATCGGTCGACGCGACCGAACCCGAGACGGCGCTCGAAACCGCTCGCCGACAACTCGAGCGGGCGACTGCCCATCTCGAGATCGACGAGGCCGTGCTCGAGCGACTCAAACACCCGACCAAAGTTCACGAGGTGAGCGTCCCCCTCGAGCGCGAGGACGGCTCGGTCGAGGTCTTCACCGGCTACCGCGCCCAGCACGACAGCGTCCGCGGCCCGTACAAGGGCGGGCTCCGGTACCACCCCGAGGTCACTCGCGACGAGTGCGTCGGCCTCTCGATGTGGATGACCTGGAAGTGCGCGGTGATGGACCTCCCCTTCGGCGGCGCGAAGGGCGGCGTCGTCGTCGACCCCAAGTCGTTGACCGGCGACGAGAAAGAGCGACTCACCCGCCGGTTCACGCAGGAGATCCGCGGCGCGATCGGCCCGACGAAGGACATCCCCGCTCCCGATATGGGAACGGATCCGGCGACGATGGCCTGGCTGATGGACGCCTACAGCATGCAGGAAGGCGAGACCATCCCCGGCGTCGTCACCGGCAAACCGCCCGTCGTCGGCGGCAGTTACGGCCGCGAGGAGGCGCCCGGCCGCAGCGTCGCGATCGTCACGCGCGAGACCTGCGACTACTACGGCTACCCGCTCGAGGACACCACCGTCGCCGTGCAGGGCTTCGGCAGCGTCGGCGCCAACGCGGCCCGCCTGCTCGAGGAGTGGGGTGCGACCGTGGTCGCCGTCAGCGACGTCAACGGCGCGATCCACGACCCCGACGGGATCGACGTCGATGCGATCCCCTCCCACGACGAGGAACCGGAGGCGGTCACCAGCTACGCGGCGGAGGCGAGCGACGTCGCTCGAATCACGAACGCAGAACTGCTCGAACTCGACGTCGACGTCCTCGTCCCGGCCGCCGTCGGCAACGTCATCACCGCGGACAACGCCGACGACGTGGCGGCGGACATCGTCGTCGAGGGCGCGAACGGCCCGACGACGTTCGCCGCCGACACGATCCTCGACGAGCGTGGCGTGCACGTCGTCCCCGACATTCTGGCCAACGCGGGCGGCGTGACGGTCAGCTACTTCGAGTGGCTCCAGGATATCAACCGCCGGACGTGGAGCCTCGAGCGCGTTCACGAGGAACTCGAGGCCGAGATGACCGAGGCCTGGTCGGCCGTGCGCGACGAGGTCGAGCGGCGCGATCTCTCCTGGCGCGACGCCGCCTACGTCGTCGCGCTGTCACGGGTCGCCGAGGCCCACGACGCGCGCGGGTTGTGGCCCTGA
- a CDS encoding rubrerythrin-like domain-containing protein: MKDISLNPDEESTYECFDCGTVVRAAAPESCPDCGADMRNRQTPIE, encoded by the coding sequence ATGAAAGACATCTCCCTCAACCCCGACGAGGAATCGACCTACGAGTGCTTCGACTGCGGAACCGTCGTCCGCGCGGCGGCACCCGAATCCTGTCCTGACTGCGGCGCCGACATGCGCAATCGGCAGACACCGATCGAGTGA